The following coding sequences lie in one Rutidosis leptorrhynchoides isolate AG116_Rl617_1_P2 chromosome 4, CSIRO_AGI_Rlap_v1, whole genome shotgun sequence genomic window:
- the LOC139839586 gene encoding histone-lysine N-methyltransferase ATXR7 isoform X2, translated as MQPEIDVNRQSNVGNNGDINKSYVAYDQPAYVSGWMYLNEQGQYCGPYIQQQLYDGLSTNFLPEELPVYPVLQGSLLNPVPLKYFQKYPDHVATGFVYINASASSYKENSHENIDATKEGPRKDAVSTSTSAQKIQNSEAALSLPSTSGKESCWLFEDDLGKKHGPHTLMELYSWLHYGYLKGSVMVYHSDDKVKPTNLQSVIDSFVTGGRESDSAAHPNYVEDESSTDFIHDISDEVCSQLHSGIMKATRKVVLDEIVSHVIMECVTAKKADRHLNHEESKQTVKTRSLDALMVGPTNQQLDECSGSEAAASRSVHTQTTSSNSVEYHECNKFVGTVDNFCGVYIDVCRKLFDSSMQIIWNAVLYDSVADQLSVWRKEKLWATGDVVVEQPVEDFGQESSSSKNDYPPGFEVPSSLSPREVDSKGDCDKDDDLEHTIEGVKNDIHLSVRTSLQKYIETLIDKQVRKVVKTKRKAQMKMVTVDSPVHRSHTNRSDVSTSLAKSSQQNMLVSRRPSFSWFADAFKNVYGHDNIVKYKYLKESSRTVVRQACEFRPSVAMASLPKIGIYVILAACRQKLHDIVVEEFLSISVKDAIDKPNESLRSSKKQSNLDTTVVGSTKTKKKKAVKFINAFDRYKEQSRNGQSLGPVEPSVGKEDCTYSRTRKIKKRKFASLSGQFSADRLVQTSKIHDLSPLVTEQEVAEALLKYGDEVAVNYRANKQLHDSIFNEVQIASASTCQKSVKISTPSQDNDRTVGGVKSRKDNDPDFIPSSLEVSAGNPYQTGGKSSKVGKLKKKSYTDDNDIQQPCSVKVPKLAIGGVKKAQKTQKSKSTKSKTCPVSKGCARCSINGWQWRKWSLHASPAERTRVRGTSVTIANYTGPEANASHLSSAKGLSARTNRVKMRSLLAAADGSDLLKTTQLKARKKRLRFQQSKIHDWGLVALEPIEAEDFVIEYVGELIRSRISDIREQHYEKMGIGSSYLFRLDDGYVVDATKRGGIARFINHSFSGEEITYNYKFPLEEKKIPCNCGSKRCRGSMN; from the exons ATGCAGCCTGAAATTGACGTAAATCGACAGTCAAATGTTGGCAATAACGGTGATATAAACAAAAGCTATGTTGCATATGACCAGCCTGCATATGTGTCTGGATGGATGTATTTGAATGAACAAGGACAATATTGTGGCCCATATATACAACAGCAACTGTATGATGGGCTATCCACTAATTTCTTACCAGAGGAACTCCCTGTATACCCTGTTTTGCAAGGAAGTTTGTTGAATCCTGTGCCCTTAAAGTACTTTCAAAAGTATCCTGATCATGTTGCTACAGGCTTCGTTTACATAAACGCGTCTGCATCTAGCTACAAGGAAAATTCTCATGAGAATATTGATGCCACGAAAGAAGGACCCCGTAAGGATGCAGTTTCCACTAGTACTTCAGCCCAGAAGATACAAAATTCTGAAGCTGCCTTATCATTACCATCAACG TCAGGCAAAGAGTCATGCTGGCTATTTGAAGATGATTTGGGAAAGAAACATGGTCCGCATACTCTGATGGAGCTTTACTCTTGGCTTCATTATGGGTATCTCAAAGGTTCGGTGATG GTATATCATTCGGATGATAAAGTTAAGCCCACCAATTTGCAGTCAGTGATAGATTCATTTGTGACCGGTGGACGTGAAAGTGATTCTGCAGCTCATCCTAATTACGTTGAAGACGAATCTTCAACTGATTTTATTCATGATATTTCTGACGAGGTCTGCTCACAATTGCATTCTGGAATCATGAAAGCAACTAGAAAGGTTGTGTTGGATGAAATAGTCAGCCATGTAATAATGGAGTGTGTGACTGCAAAGAAAGCTGACAGGCATCTAAATCATGAAGAGTCCAAACAGACAGTCAAAACCCGCTCATTGGATGCCTTAATGGTAGGCCCCACAAACCAACAGTTGGATGAATGTTCTGGAAGTGAAGCAGCAGCATCTCGTAGTGTTCACACACAAACCACATCTTCAAATTCTGTTGAATATCATGAATGCAATAAATTTGTTGGAACAGTGGATAACTTTTGTGGAGTGTACATTGATGTTTGCCGAAAGCTTTTCGACTCCAGCATGCAAATTATATGGAACGCTGTCCTTTATGATTCAGTTGCAGATCAATTATCTGTatggaggaaagaaaaattgtgggCCACTGGTGATGTTGTCGTTGAACAACCTGTAGAAGAT TTTGGTCAAGAATCATCATCTTCTAAGAACGATTATCCCCCTGGTTTTGAAGTCCCTTCATCATTATCTCCCCGcgaagttgattctaaaggagattGTGATAAGGATGATGATTTGGAACACACGATTGAAGGTGTTAAAAATGACATCCATTTATCTGTAAGGACGTCTTTGCAGAAGTATATTGAAACTCTTATTGATAAGCAAGTGAGGAAAGTTGTCAAGACCAAAAGAAAAGCTCAAATGAAGATG GTTACTGTTGACTCCCCTGTTCACCGCAGTCATACAAACCGATCTGATGTTTCTACATCGCTTGCAAAATCATCTCAACAAAATATGTTGGTATCTAGGAGGCCTTCATTTAGTTGGTTTGCAGATGCTTTCAAGAACGTGTATGGACATGACAATATTGTCAAATATAAATATCTTAAGGAGAGTTCTAGAACTGTTGTTCGACAAGCATGCGAATTTCGCCCTTCTGTGGCGATGGCATCTCTTCCAAAGATTGGGATCTATGTTATCTTAGCAGCATGTCGACAAAAGCTGCATGATATCGTGGTCGAGGAGTTTTTATCAATATCTGTGAAAGATGCTATCGATAAACCTAATGAATCGTTGCGTTCTTCTAAGAAGCAAAGTAATCTGGATACAACAGTT GTAGGATCAACTAAAACAAAGAAGAAGAAGGCTGTAAAGTTCATTAATGCATTTGACAGATACAAGGAGCAATCAAGGAATGGTCAAAGCTTAGGACCTGTTGAACCATCTGTTGGAAAGGAAGATTGTACGTACAGCCGCACAAGAAAGATAAAGAAAAGAAAGTTTGCATCTTTATCTGGTCAATTTAGTGCTGATAGATTGGTTCAGACATCAAAGATACATGATCTTTCTCCACTAGTAACCGAGCAGGAGGTGGCTGAAGCACTGTTAAAATATGGCGATGAAGTTGCAGTAAATTATCGTGCAAACAAACAATTACATGATTCCATCTTTAATGAAGTTCAGATAGCATCCGCTAGTACGTGTCAGAAATCTGTTAAGATATCTACTCCTAGTCAAG ATAATGATAGAACTGTTGGTGGTGTAAAGTCACGCAAAGATAATGATCCAGATTTTATTCCCAGTAGCCTGGAAGTATCCGCTGGTAATCCATACCAAACTGGTGGAAAAT CTTCCAAAGTAGGAAAGCTAAAAAAAAAGAGTTATACGGATGATAATGATATACAACAACCATGTTCTGTGAAAGTTCCCAAGCTAGCAATTGGTGGTGTCAAGAAAGCACAGAAGACCCAAAAGAGCAAGTCCACGAAATCAAAAACTTGCCCCGTATCTAAAGGATGTGCCCGTTGTTCAATCAATGGTTGGCAATGGCGTAAGTGGTCATTACATGCAAGTCCTGCTGAAAGGACTAGGGTTCGAGGAACTTCCGTAACTATTGCAAATTATACTGGTCCCGAGGCCAATGCGTCTCATCTTTCAAGTGCAAAGGGATTATCTGCTAGAACAAATAGGGTGAAAATGCGAAGTCTACTTGCTGCTGCAGACGGTTCTGACCTTCTAAAAACTACTCAGTTAAAG GCAAGGAAAAAACGTTTGCGTTTTCAACAGAGCAAGATACATGATTGGGGTCTTGTTGCACTTGAGCCAATTGAGGCAGAAGATTTTGTGATTGAATACGTTGGAGAATTAATTCGTTCCCGT
- the LOC139839586 gene encoding histone-lysine N-methyltransferase ATXR7 isoform X1 has translation MQPEIDVNRQSNVGNNGDINKSYVAYDQPAYVSGWMYLNEQGQYCGPYIQQQLYDGLSTNFLPEELPVYPVLQGSLLNPVPLKYFQKYPDHVATGFVYINASASSYKENSHENIDATKEGPRKDAVSTSTSAQKIQNSEAALSLPSTSGKESCWLFEDDLGKKHGPHTLMELYSWLHYGYLKGSVMVYHSDDKVKPTNLQSVIDSFVTGGRESDSAAHPNYVEDESSTDFIHDISDEVCSQLHSGIMKATRKVVLDEIVSHVIMECVTAKKADRHLNHEESKQTVKTRSLDALMVGPTNQQLDECSGSEAAASRSVHTQTTSSNSVEYHECNKFVGTVDNFCGVYIDVCRKLFDSSMQIIWNAVLYDSVADQLSVWRKEKLWATGDVVVEQPVEDFGQESSSSKNDYPPGFEVPSSLSPREVDSKGDCDKDDDLEHTIEGVKNDIHLSVRTSLQKYIETLIDKQVRKVVKTKRKAQMKMVTVDSPVHRSHTNRSDVSTSLAKSSQQNMLVSRRPSFSWFADAFKNVYGHDNIVKYKYLKESSRTVVRQACEFRPSVAMASLPKIGIYVILAACRQKLHDIVVEEFLSISVKDAIDKPNESLRSSKKQSNLDTTVVGSTKTKKKKAVKFINAFDRYKEQSRNGQSLGPVEPSVGKEDCTYSRTRKIKKRKFASLSGQFSADRLVQTSKIHDLSPLVTEQEVAEALLKYGDEVAVNYRANKQLHDSIFNEVQIASASTCQKSVKISTPSQDNDRTVGGVKSRKDNDPDFIPSSLEVSAGNPYQTGGKSSKVGKLKKKSYTDDNDIQQPCSVKVPKLAIGGVKKAQKTQKSKSTKSKTCPVSKGCARCSINGWQWRKWSLHASPAERTRVRGTSVTIANYTGPEANASHLSSAKGLSARTNRVKMRSLLAAADGSDLLKTTQLKARKKRLRFQQSKIHDWGLVALEPIEAEDFVIEYVGELIRSRISDIREQHYEKMGIGSSYLFRLDDGYVVDATKRGGIARFINHSCEPNCYTKIISVDGQKKIFIYAKRHIVSGEEITYNYKFPLEEKKIPCNCGSKRCRGSMN, from the exons ATGCAGCCTGAAATTGACGTAAATCGACAGTCAAATGTTGGCAATAACGGTGATATAAACAAAAGCTATGTTGCATATGACCAGCCTGCATATGTGTCTGGATGGATGTATTTGAATGAACAAGGACAATATTGTGGCCCATATATACAACAGCAACTGTATGATGGGCTATCCACTAATTTCTTACCAGAGGAACTCCCTGTATACCCTGTTTTGCAAGGAAGTTTGTTGAATCCTGTGCCCTTAAAGTACTTTCAAAAGTATCCTGATCATGTTGCTACAGGCTTCGTTTACATAAACGCGTCTGCATCTAGCTACAAGGAAAATTCTCATGAGAATATTGATGCCACGAAAGAAGGACCCCGTAAGGATGCAGTTTCCACTAGTACTTCAGCCCAGAAGATACAAAATTCTGAAGCTGCCTTATCATTACCATCAACG TCAGGCAAAGAGTCATGCTGGCTATTTGAAGATGATTTGGGAAAGAAACATGGTCCGCATACTCTGATGGAGCTTTACTCTTGGCTTCATTATGGGTATCTCAAAGGTTCGGTGATG GTATATCATTCGGATGATAAAGTTAAGCCCACCAATTTGCAGTCAGTGATAGATTCATTTGTGACCGGTGGACGTGAAAGTGATTCTGCAGCTCATCCTAATTACGTTGAAGACGAATCTTCAACTGATTTTATTCATGATATTTCTGACGAGGTCTGCTCACAATTGCATTCTGGAATCATGAAAGCAACTAGAAAGGTTGTGTTGGATGAAATAGTCAGCCATGTAATAATGGAGTGTGTGACTGCAAAGAAAGCTGACAGGCATCTAAATCATGAAGAGTCCAAACAGACAGTCAAAACCCGCTCATTGGATGCCTTAATGGTAGGCCCCACAAACCAACAGTTGGATGAATGTTCTGGAAGTGAAGCAGCAGCATCTCGTAGTGTTCACACACAAACCACATCTTCAAATTCTGTTGAATATCATGAATGCAATAAATTTGTTGGAACAGTGGATAACTTTTGTGGAGTGTACATTGATGTTTGCCGAAAGCTTTTCGACTCCAGCATGCAAATTATATGGAACGCTGTCCTTTATGATTCAGTTGCAGATCAATTATCTGTatggaggaaagaaaaattgtgggCCACTGGTGATGTTGTCGTTGAACAACCTGTAGAAGAT TTTGGTCAAGAATCATCATCTTCTAAGAACGATTATCCCCCTGGTTTTGAAGTCCCTTCATCATTATCTCCCCGcgaagttgattctaaaggagattGTGATAAGGATGATGATTTGGAACACACGATTGAAGGTGTTAAAAATGACATCCATTTATCTGTAAGGACGTCTTTGCAGAAGTATATTGAAACTCTTATTGATAAGCAAGTGAGGAAAGTTGTCAAGACCAAAAGAAAAGCTCAAATGAAGATG GTTACTGTTGACTCCCCTGTTCACCGCAGTCATACAAACCGATCTGATGTTTCTACATCGCTTGCAAAATCATCTCAACAAAATATGTTGGTATCTAGGAGGCCTTCATTTAGTTGGTTTGCAGATGCTTTCAAGAACGTGTATGGACATGACAATATTGTCAAATATAAATATCTTAAGGAGAGTTCTAGAACTGTTGTTCGACAAGCATGCGAATTTCGCCCTTCTGTGGCGATGGCATCTCTTCCAAAGATTGGGATCTATGTTATCTTAGCAGCATGTCGACAAAAGCTGCATGATATCGTGGTCGAGGAGTTTTTATCAATATCTGTGAAAGATGCTATCGATAAACCTAATGAATCGTTGCGTTCTTCTAAGAAGCAAAGTAATCTGGATACAACAGTT GTAGGATCAACTAAAACAAAGAAGAAGAAGGCTGTAAAGTTCATTAATGCATTTGACAGATACAAGGAGCAATCAAGGAATGGTCAAAGCTTAGGACCTGTTGAACCATCTGTTGGAAAGGAAGATTGTACGTACAGCCGCACAAGAAAGATAAAGAAAAGAAAGTTTGCATCTTTATCTGGTCAATTTAGTGCTGATAGATTGGTTCAGACATCAAAGATACATGATCTTTCTCCACTAGTAACCGAGCAGGAGGTGGCTGAAGCACTGTTAAAATATGGCGATGAAGTTGCAGTAAATTATCGTGCAAACAAACAATTACATGATTCCATCTTTAATGAAGTTCAGATAGCATCCGCTAGTACGTGTCAGAAATCTGTTAAGATATCTACTCCTAGTCAAG ATAATGATAGAACTGTTGGTGGTGTAAAGTCACGCAAAGATAATGATCCAGATTTTATTCCCAGTAGCCTGGAAGTATCCGCTGGTAATCCATACCAAACTGGTGGAAAAT CTTCCAAAGTAGGAAAGCTAAAAAAAAAGAGTTATACGGATGATAATGATATACAACAACCATGTTCTGTGAAAGTTCCCAAGCTAGCAATTGGTGGTGTCAAGAAAGCACAGAAGACCCAAAAGAGCAAGTCCACGAAATCAAAAACTTGCCCCGTATCTAAAGGATGTGCCCGTTGTTCAATCAATGGTTGGCAATGGCGTAAGTGGTCATTACATGCAAGTCCTGCTGAAAGGACTAGGGTTCGAGGAACTTCCGTAACTATTGCAAATTATACTGGTCCCGAGGCCAATGCGTCTCATCTTTCAAGTGCAAAGGGATTATCTGCTAGAACAAATAGGGTGAAAATGCGAAGTCTACTTGCTGCTGCAGACGGTTCTGACCTTCTAAAAACTACTCAGTTAAAG GCAAGGAAAAAACGTTTGCGTTTTCAACAGAGCAAGATACATGATTGGGGTCTTGTTGCACTTGAGCCAATTGAGGCAGAAGATTTTGTGATTGAATACGTTGGAGAATTAATTCGTTCCCGT
- the LOC139839587 gene encoding phospholipase A(1) LCAT3 — MVCRKWWCFGDDSDDDEVDLDPILLVSGIGGSILNSKPKSWFGLTTRVWVRIFLADLEFRKRVWSLYNPDTGYTEALDDSSDLVIPDDDYGLYAIDILDPSFWIKLFHITDVYHFHDMIDMLVDCGYKKGTTLFGYGYDFRQSNRIDQLMDGLKEKLETAYNAAGGRKVNLISHSMGGLLVSCFISLHSDVFSKYVKKWITIATPFQGAPGCINDSLLTGLQFVDGIEGYFFVSRWSMHQLLVECPSIYEMMPNPEFKWKKQPEIVVWRGNSSNADGSVKMETYGTSGCVELFVEALKDNTIEYNKETIPLPFNYDIYKWAATTRKMLNNVQLPEGIEFYNIYGTEIETPFDVYYGSETDPINDASEICQSLPEYSYVDGDGTVPAESAMADGFGATERVGIPGAHRALLRDETVFVYLRKWLGIEEPSSSHVKTSKVVDVNTS; from the exons ATGGTATGTAGAAAATGGTGGTGTTTTGGTGACGACAGCGATGATGATGAGGTCGATCTTGACCCGATTCTTCTGGTGAGTGGTATTGGTGGGAGTATTCTCAATTCAAAACCCAAGAGCTGGTTCGGGTTAACCACCCGGGTTTGGGTCCGAATCTTTCTTGCTGATCTGGAGTTCAGAAAAAGAGTTTGGTCTCTTTACAATCCTGACACTG GCTACACAGAAGCATTGGATGATAGTTCGGATCTTGTGATTCCAGATGACGATTACGGACTTTATGCGATTGATATTCTTGATCCCTCTTTT TGGATAAAATTGTTTCACATTACGGATGTATATCATTTTCATGACATGATCGACATGCTTGTTGATTGTGGATACAAGAAAGGGACCACATTGTTTGGATATGGATATGATTTCCGTCAAAGTAATAG AATTGATCAATTAATGGATGGCCTTAAGGAAAAGCTGGAAACTGCGTATAATGCTGCAGGGGGTAGAAAAGTCAACCTTATATCGCATTCGATGGGTGGATTGTTAGTGTCGTGTTTCATATCACTACATTCTGAT GTGTTTTCCAAGTACGTGAAAAAGTGGATAACTATTGCAACCCCTTTCCAAG GTGCACCGGGATGCATCAATGATTCTCTTTTAACTGGATTACAGTTTGTGGATGGAATTGAAGGCTACTTCTTTGTGTCGAGGTGGTCAATGCATCAACTG TTAGTGGAATGCCCATCGATATATGAGATGATGCCTAATCCAGAATTCAAATGGAAAAAGCAACCTGAAATTGTGGTTTGGAGAGGCAATTCAAGCAATGCAGACGGTTCGGTTAAAATGGAGACTTACGGCACATCGGGATGTGTTGAGCTGTTTGTAGAAGCATTGAAGGACAACACG ATTGAGTATAATAAGGAGACTATACCTTTGCCTTTCAACTATGATATCTACAAATGGGCTGCTACTACACGCAAGATGCTAAACAACGTGCAGCTTCCCGAAGGGATCGAGTTCTACAACATTTACGGAACTGAAATAGAAACACCATTCGATGTTTA TTATGGTTCAGAAACTGATCCAATCAATGATGCATCTGAGATCTGCCAATCATTG CCTGAATACTCATATGTGGATGGAGATGGAACAGTTCCCGCTGAATCTGCAATG GCAGATGGATTTGGAGCAACAGAGCGAGTAGGAATCCCAGGTGCTCACAGGGCGCTACTAAGAGATGAAACCGTATTCGTATACTTACGCAAGTGGTTGGGAATAGAAGAACCAAGCAGCTCACATGTTAAGACCTCCAAAGTTGTCGACGTCAATACATCTTGA